A genomic segment from Cyanobium sp. NIES-981 encodes:
- the rseP gene encoding RIP metalloprotease RseP produces the protein MGVLAALAILAGLIVVHEAGHFFAATWQGIRVSSFSIGFGPVLLERQRRGVQFALRAIPLGGFVAFPDDDEDSPIAKDDPDLLSNRPLHQRALVIAAGVLANLLLAWLVLVGQGLVVGIPAGFSATPGVLVSGVQPGLPAAAAGLQPGDRIVGLAGEEIGGGQQAVAALVEQIKGSPERTLPLIAERGQQRLQLRLTPDDLAGIGRIGAQLQPNGTEIFRPARSPLEAIRQANRDTSLLLRRTAGGFFTLLTHFGETASQVSGPVKIVEMGASLAQQGGGSLFLFTALISINLAVLNALPLPLLDGGQFVLLLLEGLRGKPLPQRFQMAFMQSGFVFLVGLSLVLIVKDTSQLPAVQQLLGH, from the coding sequence ATGGGCGTTCTTGCGGCACTGGCGATCCTGGCGGGCCTGATCGTGGTGCACGAAGCCGGCCATTTCTTCGCCGCCACCTGGCAGGGCATCCGGGTGAGCAGCTTCTCGATCGGCTTCGGGCCGGTGCTGCTCGAGCGCCAGCGCCGTGGCGTGCAGTTCGCCCTGCGGGCCATCCCCCTGGGCGGCTTCGTCGCCTTCCCCGACGACGACGAGGACAGCCCGATCGCCAAGGACGACCCCGACCTGCTCTCCAACCGCCCCCTGCACCAGCGCGCCCTGGTGATCGCCGCCGGCGTGCTGGCCAACCTGCTGCTGGCCTGGCTGGTGCTGGTGGGCCAGGGCCTGGTGGTGGGCATCCCGGCGGGCTTCAGCGCCACCCCGGGGGTGCTGGTGTCGGGCGTGCAGCCCGGCCTGCCCGCCGCCGCCGCCGGTCTGCAGCCGGGCGACCGCATCGTGGGCCTGGCCGGCGAGGAGATCGGCGGCGGCCAGCAGGCGGTGGCCGCCCTGGTGGAGCAGATCAAGGGCTCCCCCGAGCGCACCCTCCCCCTGATCGCCGAGCGCGGCCAGCAGCGCCTGCAGCTGCGGCTCACCCCCGACGACCTCGCCGGGATCGGGCGGATCGGAGCCCAGCTGCAGCCCAACGGCACCGAGATCTTCCGTCCGGCCCGCAGCCCCCTGGAGGCCATCCGCCAGGCCAACCGCGACACGTCGCTGCTGCTGCGCCGCACCGCCGGCGGCTTCTTCACCCTGCTCACCCACTTCGGTGAAACCGCCTCCCAGGTGAGCGGCCCGGTGAAGATCGTGGAGATGGGCGCCTCCCTGGCCCAGCAGGGCGGCGGCAGCCTCTTCCTGTTCACGGCCCTGATCTCGATCAACCTGGCGGTGCTCAACGCCCTGCCCCTGCCCCTGCTCGATGGCGGCCAGTTCGTGCTGCTGCTGCTCGAGGGCCTGCGGGGCAAGCCGTTGCCCCAGCGCTTCCAGATGGCCTTCATGCAGTCGGGCTTCGTGTTCCTGGTGGGCCTCAGCCTGGTGCTGATCGTGAAGGACACCTCCCAGCTGCCGGCCGTGCAGCAGCTGCTGGGCCACTGA
- a CDS encoding ABC transporter substrate-binding protein, with the protein MPPRPADQAPLRGGRGSGRVRVWLLCSAVAALASAGVVKAWRGDGALTLPIGPVPVDRYFALAERDGLPGAHDLRLQLDPQPGTQEVVAAYLREEHWLVPISTADALTICSLQARRCPTLILVLSESAGADQLMARPWIHSVQDLRGKRVAVGRSAVGRDLLMGALEREGIDPAQVRLVTMPMAAMPASLRRGEVDAAVLAPPYSNAVQRLGLARSLEDSRSSPGEVLKVLAVDPARLQQARPQLVRLLRVWQAAHAAAAAEPRQARTWMGKAIGLNATGFQRAEAGLLYHPLVQQPPMLKPEGLLAWNLQLVASRYHSRGWVEEGVPRPAVDASLVQEALQTPGAQPSLTSSAAPK; encoded by the coding sequence GTGCCGCCCCGCCCCGCTGATCAAGCTCCACTCCGGGGTGGCCGGGGGAGTGGTCGGGTGCGGGTGTGGCTGCTGTGCTCGGCGGTTGCGGCTCTGGCCTCCGCCGGTGTGGTGAAGGCGTGGCGGGGGGATGGGGCCCTGACCCTGCCGATCGGCCCTGTCCCCGTCGACCGCTACTTCGCCCTGGCCGAGCGCGACGGCCTTCCCGGCGCCCACGACCTGAGGCTGCAGCTGGATCCGCAGCCCGGCACGCAGGAGGTGGTGGCTGCCTACCTGCGGGAGGAGCACTGGCTGGTGCCGATCAGCACCGCCGATGCCCTGACCATCTGCTCCCTGCAGGCCAGGCGCTGCCCCACGCTGATCCTGGTGCTGAGCGAATCGGCCGGGGCCGATCAGCTGATGGCGCGGCCCTGGATTCATTCCGTCCAAGACCTGCGGGGCAAACGCGTGGCCGTGGGCCGCTCTGCCGTGGGGCGTGATCTGCTGATGGGTGCCCTGGAGCGGGAGGGCATCGACCCTGCCCAGGTGCGCCTGGTGACCATGCCGATGGCCGCGATGCCGGCCAGCCTGCGCCGGGGGGAGGTGGACGCCGCCGTGCTCGCGCCGCCGTACAGCAACGCGGTGCAGCGGCTGGGCCTGGCCCGCTCGCTGGAGGACAGCCGCAGCAGCCCTGGGGAGGTGCTGAAGGTGCTGGCCGTGGATCCTGCCCGCCTGCAGCAGGCCCGGCCGCAGCTGGTGCGTCTGCTGCGGGTGTGGCAGGCGGCCCATGCTGCCGCCGCCGCCGAGCCGCGCCAGGCCCGCACCTGGATGGGGAAAGCCATCGGCCTCAACGCCACCGGCTTCCAGCGGGCCGAGGCGGGCCTGCTGTACCACCCGCTGGTGCAACAGCCGCCGATGCTGAAGCCCGAGGGGCTGCTGGCCTGGAACCTGCAGCTGGTGGCGTCGCGGTATCACTCCCGGGGCTGGGTGGAGGAGGGCGTGCCGAGGCCGGCCGTGGATGCCTCGCTGGTGCAGGAGGCGCTGCAGACGCCGGGGGCTCAGCCCTCGCTCACCAGTTCGGCGGCACCGAAGTAG
- the nth gene encoding endonuclease III, with translation MPRLPTARQRAPVILERLGTLYPEATCSLDWRTPYELLIATMLSAQCTDERVNRITPALFERFPDAAAAAAVEPAEVEPYVRSAGFFRNKARNIVAASRLLLERHGGEVPQTMEELLQLPGVARKTASVVLAWCFGINAGVTVDTHVSRLAQRLRLSRHGEPRRIEPDLMKLVPREQWQTLSIRLIFHGRAVCAARKPLCAACGLADLCPSAPAPAAREKVAGRAAG, from the coding sequence ATGCCCCGCCTGCCCACGGCCCGCCAGCGGGCGCCGGTGATCCTCGAACGGCTCGGGACCCTCTACCCCGAGGCCACCTGCTCGCTCGACTGGCGCACGCCCTACGAGCTGCTGATCGCCACCATGCTCTCGGCCCAGTGCACCGACGAGCGGGTGAACCGGATCACGCCGGCCCTGTTCGAGCGCTTCCCCGATGCCGCCGCGGCCGCCGCCGTGGAGCCGGCCGAGGTGGAGCCCTATGTGAGGTCGGCCGGCTTCTTCCGCAACAAGGCCAGGAACATCGTGGCCGCCTCCCGGCTGCTGCTGGAGCGCCACGGCGGTGAGGTGCCCCAGACCATGGAGGAGCTGCTGCAGCTGCCCGGCGTGGCCCGCAAGACCGCCTCGGTGGTGCTGGCCTGGTGCTTCGGCATCAATGCCGGCGTCACGGTGGACACCCACGTGAGCCGCCTGGCCCAGCGCCTGCGGCTCAGCCGCCACGGCGAGCCGCGCCGCATCGAACCTGACCTGATGAAGCTGGTGCCCCGGGAGCAGTGGCAGACCCTCTCGATCCGGCTGATCTTCCACGGCCGTGCCGTGTGCGCCGCCCGCAAGCCCCTCTGCGCCGCCTGCGGCCTCGCCGACCTCTGCCCCAGCGCGCCAGCTCCAGCCGCGAGGGAGAAGGTGGCGGGGCGGGCCGCAGGGTAG